In the Micromonospora narathiwatensis genome, one interval contains:
- a CDS encoding DUF5999 family protein, translating into MCQHQPTCPSAEATDREAARVLACFPEQGWSLLCNGVIVFEDTGELLPDGSTIAPHRGPARHALVA; encoded by the coding sequence ATGTGTCAGCACCAACCCACCTGCCCCTCCGCCGAGGCGACCGACCGCGAAGCCGCCCGCGTCCTCGCCTGCTTTCCTGAGCAGGGCTGGAGCCTGCTCTGCAACGGTGTCATCGTTTTCGAGGACACCGGCGAACTACTCCCCGACGGCAGCACCATCGCCCCGCACCGCGGGCCCGCCCGGCACGCCCTCGTCGCCTGA
- a CDS encoding chorismate-binding protein, translating to MSEDGPDGVEALPQRVIDVPGAPGGCRERLVERARLQWWPADGGDPAALAQEFLAAHGITLDDLARPAGHDPAGVCGAALYLSAAAGARAAGGPPGAPTPAPALPDLVVVVYGHADRPPAPEPPAGGGWWLGDWRDSWTPRQHADAVAAVRAAIGRGDVYQVNLVGYAAAPYAGDPQPALARLAALPGARYGGTLTGAGWAIGCASPETLIALEGGRLVTRPIKGTRPATPAGRRELLASAKERAEHIMIVDLERNDLARVARTGSVRVDELFAVRRWCDLWQAESTVSAAPADGLGLAALLRAVCPGGSVTGAPKLAALDRIAALEPVGRGASMGALGWVGPGRIDLGLTIRTAAADADRLHLWAGGGITWGSDPAAEVAEAAAKAAPVRALLAAG from the coding sequence ATGAGCGAGGATGGGCCAGACGGCGTGGAAGCGCTCCCACAGAGGGTGATCGACGTACCCGGCGCCCCCGGCGGCTGCCGGGAACGGCTCGTGGAACGGGCGCGGCTGCAGTGGTGGCCCGCCGACGGCGGCGACCCGGCCGCGCTGGCGCAGGAGTTCCTCGCCGCGCACGGGATCACCCTGGACGACCTGGCCCGCCCGGCCGGCCACGATCCGGCCGGGGTCTGCGGGGCCGCCCTGTACCTGTCCGCCGCCGCCGGGGCGCGGGCCGCCGGCGGACCCCCCGGCGCGCCCACCCCGGCGCCGGCGCTGCCCGACCTGGTGGTGGTCGTCTACGGTCACGCCGACCGGCCGCCCGCGCCCGAGCCCCCGGCGGGCGGCGGCTGGTGGCTGGGGGACTGGCGGGACAGTTGGACCCCCCGACAGCACGCCGACGCCGTGGCCGCGGTGCGCGCCGCCATCGGTCGCGGCGACGTCTACCAGGTCAACCTGGTCGGCTACGCCGCCGCCCCGTACGCCGGGGACCCCCAGCCCGCGCTGGCCCGGCTGGCCGCCCTGCCCGGCGCCCGCTACGGCGGCACCCTGACCGGCGCGGGCTGGGCGATCGGCTGCGCCTCACCGGAGACGCTGATCGCCCTCGAGGGCGGCCGCCTGGTCACCCGGCCGATCAAGGGCACCCGGCCGGCCACCCCCGCCGGGCGGCGGGAGCTGCTCGCCTCCGCCAAGGAACGCGCCGAGCACATCATGATCGTCGACCTGGAACGCAACGACCTGGCCCGGGTGGCCCGCACCGGCTCGGTGCGGGTGGACGAGCTGTTCGCCGTACGCCGGTGGTGCGACCTGTGGCAGGCGGAGTCGACGGTGTCGGCGGCGCCCGCCGACGGGCTGGGCCTGGCGGCGCTGCTGCGCGCGGTGTGCCCCGGCGGGTCGGTGACCGGCGCGCCCAAGCTCGCCGCGCTGGACCGGATCGCGGCCCTGGAGCCGGTCGGTCGGGGCGCCAGCATGGGCGCGCTGGGCTGGGTCGGGCCCGGGCGGATCGACCTGGGGCTGACGATCCGCACCGCCGCGGCCGACGCCGACCGGCTGCACCTGTGGGCCGGCGGCGGCATCACCTGGGGCAGCGACCCGGCCGCCGAGGTCGCCGAGGCGGCGGCGAAGGCCGCCCCGGTGCGCGCCCTGCTCGCCGCCGGCTGA
- the pip gene encoding prolyl aminopeptidase — MYPPIEPYAHGLLDVGDGQHVYWETCGNPDGRPALVVHGGPGSGATASWRRLFDPTAYRIILFDQRGCERSTPHASDPAVDLSVNTTAHLLADMERLREHLGVDRWLLCGASWGSSLSLAYAQRHPERVTALVLFSVVANTRREIDWVTRDMGRIFPQEWARFRDGVPEADRDGDLSAAYARLVNDPDPAVRERAERDWCAWEDVHVSLAGGFRPSPRYADPVFRACFVRIVTHYWRNLGFLPDGQLLRDAGKLAGIPGVLVQGRLDVSGPPDIAWRLTRDWPDARLEIVESGGHGSGHGVGERVVAALDAFAHA; from the coding sequence ATGTATCCACCGATCGAGCCGTACGCGCACGGCCTGCTCGACGTCGGCGACGGCCAGCACGTGTACTGGGAGACCTGCGGCAACCCCGACGGCCGCCCCGCCCTGGTGGTGCACGGCGGCCCCGGCTCCGGCGCCACCGCGTCGTGGCGGCGGCTGTTCGACCCGACCGCCTACCGGATCATCCTGTTCGACCAGCGCGGCTGCGAACGCAGCACCCCGCACGCCAGCGACCCGGCGGTGGACCTGTCGGTCAACACCACCGCGCACCTGCTCGCCGACATGGAACGGCTGCGCGAGCACCTCGGCGTCGACCGGTGGCTGCTCTGCGGCGCCTCCTGGGGCTCGTCGCTGTCCCTGGCGTACGCCCAGCGCCACCCGGAGCGGGTCACCGCGCTGGTGCTGTTCAGCGTGGTCGCCAACACCCGTCGCGAGATCGACTGGGTGACCCGGGACATGGGCCGGATCTTCCCGCAGGAGTGGGCCCGCTTCCGCGACGGCGTGCCCGAGGCGGACCGGGACGGCGACCTGTCCGCCGCGTACGCCCGGTTGGTCAACGACCCGGACCCCGCCGTACGGGAGCGGGCCGAGCGTGACTGGTGCGCCTGGGAGGACGTGCACGTCTCCCTCGCCGGCGGCTTCCGGCCCAGCCCCCGCTACGCCGACCCGGTGTTCCGGGCCTGCTTCGTCCGGATCGTGACCCACTACTGGCGCAACCTCGGTTTCCTGCCCGACGGGCAGCTGCTGCGCGACGCCGGGAAGCTGGCCGGCATCCCCGGCGTGCTGGTGCAGGGCCGCCTCGACGTCAGCGGCCCGCCGGACATCGCCTGGCGGCTCACCCGCGACTGGCCGGACGCCCGGCTGGAGATCGTCGAGAGCGGCGGCCACGGCAGCGGCCACGGCGTGGGTGAGCGGGTGGTCGCGGCCCTGGACGCCTTCGCCCACGCCTGA
- a CDS encoding MarR family winged helix-turn-helix transcriptional regulator — MTATPDREALGTLLRHVLELLDGDVAAVYTDLDLADYRPRYSPLVRVLVADGPLPIRDLATRVGVTHSAASQTVAQMSRAGLVTLTPGADGRQRIVALTDRARALLPVIEAEWAATTAAMRRLDAELPVPLADELYAVLAALRRRPLRDRIADTGLAPRRAP; from the coding sequence GTGACCGCCACCCCCGACCGCGAGGCGCTGGGCACCCTGCTGCGCCACGTCCTCGAGCTGCTCGACGGCGACGTCGCCGCCGTCTACACCGACCTCGACCTGGCCGACTACCGGCCCCGGTACTCGCCACTGGTGCGGGTGCTGGTCGCCGACGGGCCGCTGCCCATCCGTGACCTCGCCACCCGGGTCGGGGTCACCCACTCCGCGGCCAGCCAGACCGTCGCCCAGATGAGCCGCGCCGGCCTGGTCACCCTCACCCCCGGCGCCGACGGCCGGCAGCGCATCGTCGCCCTCACCGACCGGGCGCGGGCCCTGCTGCCCGTCATCGAGGCCGAATGGGCGGCCACCACCGCCGCCATGCGGCGACTCGACGCCGAGCTGCCCGTACCCCTCGCCGACGAGCTGTACGCGGTCCTCGCGGCGCTGCGCCGCCGTCCGCTGCGCGACCGGATCGCCGACACCGGCCTGGCGCCCCGCCGCGCACCCTGA
- the def gene encoding peptide deformylase has translation MTMRPIRIIGDPVLRTPCEPVTSFDADLRALVQDLMDTLLGAPGRAGVAATQIGVSAQVFVYDADGHRGHLINPTLELSEERQDDDEGCLSIPGLYFPTSRAMHATAHGFDQHGQPLTIAGSGFLARALQHETDHLHGRLYVDTLRGDTRRRALREIRAGRFDSPGRRL, from the coding sequence ATGACTATGCGCCCGATCCGGATCATCGGCGACCCCGTGTTGCGTACCCCGTGCGAGCCGGTGACCAGCTTCGACGCCGACCTGCGCGCCCTGGTGCAGGACCTGATGGACACGCTGCTCGGCGCGCCCGGCCGGGCCGGGGTGGCCGCGACCCAGATCGGGGTGAGCGCGCAGGTGTTCGTCTACGACGCAGACGGCCACCGCGGCCACCTGATCAACCCGACCTTGGAGTTGTCCGAGGAGCGCCAGGACGACGACGAGGGCTGCCTGTCCATCCCCGGCCTGTACTTCCCGACCTCGCGGGCGATGCATGCCACCGCGCACGGCTTCGACCAGCACGGCCAGCCGCTGACCATCGCCGGCAGCGGCTTCCTGGCCCGCGCGCTGCAACACGAGACCGACCACCTGCACGGCCGCCTGTACGTGGACACGCTGCGTGGCGACACCCGACGGCGGGCCCTGCGGGAGATCCGCGCCGGCCGGTTCGACTCGCCCGGCCGCAGGCTGTGA
- a CDS encoding GNAT family N-acetyltransferase, whose amino-acid sequence MPVRAEHDRAVLAELLGRDPVLHAYQLGDLDDFFWPYTSWFRRGDEVALLYHGVELPTLLAFASPRGAGELAALLEELAPVLPVRLWAHLSPGLEATVARWYEVRDAAGHHRMALTDPARLARVTAAGETLGRADLPALLDLYAAAYPGNWFDPRMLDTGRYVGIRDGGDLVAVAGVHVWSPTWRVAALGNVTTHPRVRGRGLAAAAVAALCARLRADVDHVTLNVRADNTTAVRLYERLGFTRVADFTECALRRRP is encoded by the coding sequence ATGCCCGTCCGCGCCGAACACGACCGGGCCGTCCTGGCCGAGCTGCTGGGACGGGACCCGGTGCTGCACGCGTACCAGCTGGGTGACCTGGACGACTTCTTCTGGCCGTACACCTCGTGGTTCCGCCGCGGCGACGAGGTGGCGCTGCTCTACCACGGGGTCGAGCTGCCGACGCTGCTGGCGTTCGCCTCGCCGCGGGGCGCCGGCGAGCTGGCGGCGCTGCTGGAGGAACTCGCGCCGGTGCTGCCGGTCCGGCTGTGGGCGCACCTCTCCCCCGGCCTGGAGGCCACCGTGGCGCGCTGGTACGAGGTCCGCGACGCCGCCGGGCACCATCGGATGGCGTTGACCGACCCGGCCCGGCTGGCCCGGGTCACCGCCGCCGGCGAGACGCTCGGCCGCGCCGACCTGCCGGCGCTGCTCGACCTGTACGCCGCCGCGTACCCCGGCAACTGGTTCGACCCGCGGATGCTGGACACCGGCCGGTACGTGGGCATCCGCGACGGCGGCGACCTCGTCGCGGTGGCCGGGGTGCACGTATGGTCCCCCACCTGGCGGGTGGCCGCGCTGGGCAACGTCACCACCCACCCGCGCGTGCGCGGCCGGGGGCTCGCCGCAGCGGCCGTGGCGGCGCTCTGTGCCCGGCTGCGCGCCGACGTCGACCACGTGACGCTCAACGTCCGGGCCGACAACACCACCGCCGTACGCCTCTACGAGCGGCTCGGCTTCACCCGGGTCGCCGACTTCACCGAGTGCGCGCTGCGCCGCCGTCCGTGA
- a CDS encoding winged helix-turn-helix transcriptional regulator, translating into MTVRPEVSHTPRACDGGLARAFAFLGKRWNGVLLGTLANGPAGFAELGRALPGISESVLSDRLGELCRVGLVSRTVREGPPLGVSYQLTDRGSALLPALDALARWAHENLPEAGRAGGC; encoded by the coding sequence GTGACAGTCAGGCCGGAAGTGAGCCACACGCCACGGGCGTGCGACGGGGGCCTCGCCCGCGCCTTCGCGTTTCTCGGCAAACGGTGGAACGGCGTGCTGCTGGGCACCCTCGCCAACGGCCCCGCCGGGTTCGCCGAGCTGGGCCGCGCGCTGCCGGGCATCAGCGAGTCGGTGCTGTCCGACCGGCTCGGCGAGCTGTGCCGGGTGGGCCTGGTCTCCCGCACCGTGCGGGAGGGGCCACCGCTGGGCGTCAGCTACCAGCTCACCGACCGGGGGTCCGCGCTGCTGCCGGCCCTGGACGCGCTCGCCCGGTGGGCCCACGAGAACCTGCCCGAGGCGGGACGCGCCGGCGGCTGCTGA
- a CDS encoding malonic semialdehyde reductase has protein sequence MNDVIALHPDAQALLFTDARTANTFTDEPVTDEQLRAIHELAKYPPTAANVQPLRVLYVRPGEPRERLLTHMNDGNRAKTATAPVVAVLAADTDFHEHIPRVFPIRPELRDAFAADPAGREQMARFNATLQTAYWLLAVRAAGLAAGPMGGFDAAGIDKEFFADTSWRSLLVVNLGKPGPDAWYPRLPRLDYDDVARHA, from the coding sequence ATGAACGACGTGATCGCCCTGCACCCCGACGCGCAGGCCCTGCTGTTCACCGACGCCCGCACCGCCAACACCTTCACCGACGAGCCCGTCACCGACGAGCAACTGCGCGCCATCCACGAACTCGCCAAGTACCCGCCCACCGCCGCCAACGTCCAGCCCCTGCGCGTGCTCTACGTCCGCCCCGGCGAACCCCGCGAACGACTGCTCACCCACATGAACGACGGCAACCGCGCCAAGACCGCCACCGCACCCGTCGTCGCCGTCCTCGCCGCCGACACCGACTTCCACGAGCACATCCCGCGGGTCTTCCCGATCCGCCCGGAACTGCGCGACGCCTTCGCCGCCGACCCCGCCGGCCGCGAACAGATGGCCCGCTTCAACGCCACCCTGCAGACCGCCTACTGGCTGCTCGCCGTCCGCGCCGCCGGCCTGGCCGCCGGACCCATGGGCGGCTTCGACGCCGCCGGCATCGACAAGGAATTCTTCGCCGACACCAGCTGGCGGTCCCTGCTCGTGGTCAACCTCGGCAAGCCCGGCCCGGACGCCTGGTACCCCCGCCTGCCCCGCCTCGACTACGACGACGTCGCCCGGCACGCCTGA
- a CDS encoding sulfite exporter TauE/SafE family protein, with protein sequence MDLVSVATLLGAAAMAGWVDAVVGGGGLLLLPALLVAAPGVPVATALGTNKLAAIFGTSTAAVTYARRTKLDWAVAGPSAGLAVLTAGLGAVLAGSVPAGAYRPVVLVVLVSVAVFVLTRPRLGVLALPQRRTSARVVAAVAVAGLGIALYDGLIGPGTGTFLVLAFTALVGADFVHASAMAKVVNAGTNLGALVVFAATGHVWWLLGAAMAACNVAGAAVGARMALRRGSGFVRVVLLVVVLALVGRLGYDQWVAG encoded by the coding sequence GTGGATCTTGTGTCGGTGGCCACCCTGTTGGGGGCGGCGGCGATGGCGGGCTGGGTGGACGCGGTGGTGGGTGGTGGGGGCCTGTTGCTGTTGCCGGCGTTGCTGGTGGCCGCGCCGGGGGTGCCGGTGGCCACGGCGTTGGGTACGAACAAGCTGGCCGCGATCTTCGGTACGTCGACGGCGGCGGTGACGTATGCGCGGCGTACGAAGCTGGACTGGGCGGTGGCGGGGCCGTCGGCGGGGCTGGCGGTGTTGACCGCGGGGTTGGGTGCGGTTCTGGCGGGGTCGGTGCCGGCGGGGGCGTACCGGCCGGTGGTGTTGGTGGTGCTGGTGTCGGTGGCGGTGTTCGTGTTGACGCGGCCGCGGCTGGGGGTGCTGGCGTTGCCGCAGCGGCGTACGTCGGCGCGGGTGGTGGCTGCGGTGGCGGTGGCCGGGTTGGGTATCGCCCTGTACGACGGGTTGATCGGGCCGGGTACGGGCACGTTCCTGGTGTTGGCGTTCACGGCGTTGGTGGGGGCGGATTTCGTGCACGCCTCGGCGATGGCGAAGGTGGTCAACGCGGGCACGAATCTGGGGGCGCTGGTGGTGTTCGCGGCGACCGGGCACGTGTGGTGGCTGTTGGGGGCGGCGATGGCGGCGTGCAACGTCGCGGGGGCGGCGGTGGGGGCGCGGATGGCGTTGCGGCGCGGTTCGGGTTTTGTGCGGGTGGTGTTGCTGGTGGTGGTGCTGGCGTTGGTGGGCCGGTTGGGCTACGACCAGTGGGTGGCCGGCTGA
- a CDS encoding endonuclease/exonuclease/phosphatase family protein, producing MRLATFNLLHGRSLTDGLVEPDRLAAAVTALDADVLALQEVDRDQSRSGNLDLTAIAARALDAPEHRFAAAVVGTPGEKFRPLTNDDDGHGEPCYGIGLVSRHPVRSWQVTRLRPAPVRSPVYVPGPGGGLVLLHDEPRVVLAAVLDTPYGPLTVAATHLSFVPGWNLLQLRRVVRALRALPAPRILLGDLNLPAGPAALLTRWRPLGRRPTYPAGQPRVQLDHILADRHDLDRLPPVTAVATPLSTISDHRPLIVDLGPHS from the coding sequence GTGCGCCTGGCCACCTTCAACCTGCTGCACGGCCGGTCCCTCACCGACGGACTCGTCGAACCCGACCGGCTCGCCGCCGCCGTCACCGCACTCGACGCCGACGTCCTCGCCCTACAAGAGGTCGACCGCGACCAGTCCCGCAGCGGCAACCTCGACCTCACCGCCATCGCCGCCCGCGCCCTCGACGCCCCCGAACACCGCTTCGCCGCCGCCGTCGTCGGCACCCCCGGCGAAAAATTCCGCCCCCTCACCAACGACGACGACGGCCACGGCGAACCCTGCTACGGCATCGGCCTCGTCAGCCGCCACCCCGTACGCTCCTGGCAGGTCACCCGACTCCGCCCCGCCCCCGTACGCTCCCCGGTCTACGTCCCCGGCCCCGGCGGAGGACTCGTGCTGCTGCACGACGAACCCCGCGTCGTCCTCGCCGCCGTCCTCGACACCCCGTACGGGCCACTCACCGTAGCCGCCACCCACCTGTCCTTCGTCCCCGGCTGGAACCTGCTGCAACTGCGCCGCGTCGTACGCGCCCTACGCGCCCTGCCCGCCCCGCGGATCCTCCTCGGCGACCTCAACCTCCCCGCCGGACCCGCCGCCTTGCTGACCCGCTGGCGACCCCTCGGCCGACGCCCCACCTACCCGGCCGGACAGCCCCGCGTCCAACTCGACCACATCCTCGCCGACCGGCACGACCTCGACCGGCTGCCACCCGTCACCGCCGTCGCCACACCACTGTCCACCATCTCCGACCACCGGCCCCTCATCGTCGACCTCGGCCCTCACAGCTGA
- a CDS encoding alpha/beta hydrolase, whose translation MAPDSLTTAITLTIAAVLAAVLLSATWDRGAGPRHAALRAATAACCLTTALAATAIWINHQVDTYPSWSALTGQNTTTRTDPTPTTDQTGGQLVTLTVTGAASGLTLPVNAYLPAAYRQQPTTRFPVIEALHGFPGSPHAWLNRLAAAHHLDQEISSGRMAPTVVLFPPQTPNPLLDTECTDLVNGPRTETFLTIDVPTAAQTHLRVRTDRAGWGLIGYSAGGYCATNLALRHPDRYTAAASLSGYADPGITIGDGTEHTLNDDTWRLRHLPQPAVALYLSSGRADLKAHHDAETLAHLAHPPLTVTTSYIDGGGHSMAVWEAAEGPAFDWLSTWLGRPRH comes from the coding sequence ATGGCCCCCGACAGCCTCACCACCGCCATCACCCTCACCATCGCGGCCGTCCTCGCCGCCGTACTGCTCTCCGCCACCTGGGACCGCGGCGCCGGCCCCCGCCACGCCGCCCTACGCGCCGCCACCGCCGCCTGCTGCCTCACCACCGCCCTGGCCGCCACCGCCATCTGGATCAACCACCAGGTCGACACCTACCCCAGCTGGTCCGCCCTCACCGGCCAGAACACCACCACCCGCACCGACCCCACACCCACCACCGACCAGACCGGCGGCCAACTCGTCACCCTCACCGTCACCGGCGCCGCCAGCGGCCTCACCCTCCCCGTCAACGCCTACCTGCCCGCCGCCTACCGGCAGCAGCCCACCACCCGCTTCCCCGTCATCGAAGCGCTGCACGGCTTCCCCGGCTCACCCCACGCCTGGCTCAACCGGCTCGCCGCCGCCCACCACCTCGACCAGGAAATCAGCTCCGGCCGGATGGCCCCCACCGTCGTGCTGTTCCCCCCACAGACCCCCAACCCCCTCCTCGACACCGAATGCACCGACCTCGTCAACGGCCCCCGAACCGAAACCTTCCTCACCATCGACGTCCCCACCGCCGCCCAGACCCACCTACGAGTACGCACCGACCGCGCCGGCTGGGGACTCATCGGCTACTCCGCCGGCGGCTACTGCGCCACCAACCTCGCCCTCCGCCACCCCGACCGGTACACCGCCGCCGCCAGCCTCTCCGGCTACGCCGACCCCGGCATCACCATCGGCGACGGCACCGAACACACCCTCAACGACGACACCTGGCGACTACGCCACCTGCCCCAACCCGCCGTCGCCCTCTACCTGTCCAGCGGCCGCGCCGACCTCAAGGCCCACCACGACGCCGAAACCCTCGCCCACCTCGCCCACCCCCCACTCACCGTCACCACCTCCTACATCGACGGAGGCGGCCACAGCATGGCCGTCTGGGAAGCCGCCGAAGGCCCCGCCTTCGACTGGCTCTCCACCTGGCTCGGCCGCCCCCGCCACTGA